Genomic DNA from Streptomyces sp. GS7:
ACCGGAACGGTGGTGGAGCCGACGAGGTGGGAGGCGTCCATCCGGGTGCGCAGCGGGCTGCCCGGGCTCTGGCTCGACAGCAGCTCCTGGAAGATGGGGATGGGCATGCCGCCGGCCACGGTGTCGAGTTCATGGAGCGGGCGCCCGGAAGCCAGGGCACGCCGCACCCTGTGGGGAAGCGTCGCCAGCCGTGAACGGTCGCGGCTGGCGCACCAGTAGAGACTGGATTCCAGCGCGAACGCCCCGCCGGGATAGATGGCCTCGGACAGCGCGGAAGCGGCGATCTGCACCGACATGGCCCGGCATTCGGGGACGTCGCGGGCGAGTGCCCACTGCACGCAGCCCGTGGCGCTGGGTCCGTACATGACGAGGGTGCCGTCGAACCAGGGCTGTGTCCGCAGCCAGGCCACGGTGGACAGGCCGTCCTCGCGTTCGTTCCCGGGGTCCTGGATGGAACCTGTGCCCAGCACCACATCCCGTGTCTCCTGGACCACCACATGGAATCCATGACGTGTGAAGTACTTTCCGTAGACGAGCCCCATGGGGATGCGTCCGACGGGGGAACGTACGAGCACGGTAGGGCCCGTTCCTCCGGCGGAGGAGGGATAGTGGTCGGTCGGGAGTACGGTGCCGTCCGCCATGGGGACGGGGATGCCGCGATGAGTGCGCATCGCCTGCTCCTCGCATACAAGGTCATTTCAGCCAGTGGAGGCACCGGCGGGCCAGGTCGCCGATGGACGTGCTGTTGACGATCTCCAGCATGGGGAGATTGCACCCGAGTCGCTGCTGAAGAGCGCCCATGAGCTCGGCCCCCATGAGGGAGTCGACACCGAGATCCGACAGGGAGCGGTCGGGCGGCAGCCGGTCCGGGGTCGTCTGGAGCACTCCCGCCAGCGCACGGGTGAGGACGTCGGTGATCAGCGCGAGGGCGGACTCCGGTGTGGCGGAGGCGAGTTGGCTCGCCAGGTTCTCGTCGCCGTCGCGGGCGCCGTGGCCTTTCGCCAGCACGGTGGAGAAGCGGGCTGCGGCCGGGACGATCTGCTGGATCCGGTGCCAGTCGATGTCGGCCAGGACGGCCACGTCGTCCTCGGCCGGCAGGGAGCCGAAAAGCCGCAGGAGTTCATCGGCGGGGACCGGTGGCATGCCGATGGTCCGCAGGTAGGCGGTCATGTCGTTGCGGGCGGCGTGACCGACGTCGGCGACCGCGCCCCAGCCCACGGCCAGCGCGGGCAGGCCGTCGCGGCGGCGGGACCTGGCAAGCGCCTCCAGGAACACGTTGGCCGCAACGTAGCTGCTTTGGTGGAGGTTTCCGGTCATCCCGGTTACCGAGGAGGCGAGCACGAAGAAGGCGAGGTCGCGGTCGCGGGTCAGCTCGTCCAGTACGGCCGCGCCCCCTGCCTTGGGGGCCAGAACGGACCGGAGGCGTTCTTCGGTGAGATCCATCAAGGGGCCGTCGTCGAACGTCGCGGCAGCGTGGACGATGCCGCGCAGGGGGTGTTGGCGGGTGTCGACGTGGTCCAGGACCGCGCGCATGGCGGCGGCGTCCCCCGCGTCCGCGGCATGCACGGTGACGTGGACGCCCCGTCCGTGCAACGCGTCGAGCAACGCCGGCGCTTCGGGGTGGTCCGCTCCGCGGCGGCCGGTCAGGGCCAGCCGGCGTGCTCCTTGTCGGACCAGCCACTGGGCGGTGGCGGCACCGAAGCCGCCGAGGCCGCCGGTGACGAGGTACGTCGCCTCACGGTCCAGCACCACCGGCGGGAGCGGGTCCGGAACGTGCGGCGGCGACTCCAGGGAGACCACGACCTTGCCGATGTGCCGTGAGTGCTGGAGTGCCTCGAACGCATCGGTGATCCGGTCGGCCGGGTAGACGTGGTGCAGGATGGGACCGTAGATGCCGTTCCGCACCCGTCTGGCGATCTCCGGGCCCTCGACGCCCGCGATGTCCGGGTGGTGGGTGAGGAGTTCGTGGATGTCCCCCACCGCCGACAGCGTGAGGTTGTTGAGGAACGGGCGCATCGGCAACCGGCTGTTGTGGTACAGGTCTCGCTTGCCCAGCTCGATGAAGCGGCCGCCGCTTCGCAGTGACTCAAGGCCCCGGCTGATCGCCTCGCCGGCAAGGGAGTTGAGGACGACGTCCACGCCCTGGCCGCCGGTGATCTCCTTGACCTGGTGGGCGAAGTCCAAGGAGCGGGAATCCAGTACGTGCCGCACGCCCAGCAGCCGCAGCAGGTCGCGTTTGGCGGGGGTCCCCGCGGTGGCGATGACCTGGGCACCGACGTGTGCGGCGTACTGCAGCGTGGCCAGGCCCACACCGCCGGCGGCTCCGTGCACCAGAATGCTTTCGCCGGGTGCGAGGCGGGCCAGCCGGTGCAGGCTGTGGTGGACGGTGAGGTAGACGCCCGGCAGGGTGGTGGCCTGGCAGAAGTCCATCCCGTCGGGGATGTGGCCGGTCAGCGTCTCCTGGACGGTGGCGTGCGAGCCCAGCATGTCGGCGCCGAAGCCGAAGACGCGATCCCCGACCGCGAATCGGGTGACGCGGGAGCCGACGGCGATCACCACGCCGGCGCACTCGAGCCCGAGGCCGTGGCCCGTGCCGGGTGCGCCGCCACGCCGCGCGGTGCTCAGCGGGATGAGGTCGAGGGCCTGCAGGACGTCCCGGTAGTTGAGCGCGGCGGCCCGTACGGAGACGAGTACCTCGTCCGGTGCCGGGGCCGGGGGCTCGGCGGGCTCCCACACCACCCGGTAGGTCCGTCCGGGAGAGTGCAGCCGCAGGGCGAAGCAGCTGCCTTCGGGGGCGGGCGCGCCGGTGGTGAGCGTGGGTCGCGCATGGATCCGGGGCACGAAGCGTCCGGAGGGGGTGAGGAGAATTTCGTCCTCGGTGGTGGGACCGACGAGCTCCGCGGCCAGCCGGCCGGCATCGGTGTCCGGGCTGTCACCGCGCTCCAGCGCGATGCGGCGGACGGCTAGTTGAGGATGCTCGGCGCCCAGGCAGCGCGCCGCTCCCCAGAGGGTCGCGGCCTCCGACGCCAGAGGACGTTCGGGAGCCGGCAGCGCCCCGGTCGGCGGTGTGACGAGCCACAGGGAAACATCGCTGCGTTGGGCGGCCGCAGTGACCACGGCCCGCAGCGCGGCCAGGCGGCGCACCGCACGGTCGGTGTCCAGGTGCCGGGAGTGCTCGTCCTCCCCGCCGAGGAACAGCACGACCCCTACGTCGCCGGAGTGTGCGTCGAGCAGGCCCGACCATGCCCCGGGGTCGGTGCCGGGCGTGGCGCGGCGCGCGCCGAGGTGTCGGACGGTTGCCTCGGCGAGCGGGTCCTGCGGAGATTCCGACGCGACGATCCAGGTTCCCGTCTCCTCGGTGGGCGCGGCCCGGGTGGCGGGCTCGGTGCGGTGGGGCCGCCGGGCGAGCAGCAGCGAGGACCCTGGGTGTCCCCAGGTGGCAGGGGCGTCAAATCCGCTGTCGGACAGGACTGTTGCCCATGCCTCGGCCGACAGCAGCGGCCCTGCTGGGCGCAGACCGGTGTCGTGCCGGTCCCAGAAGCCGGGGAGCAGACCGGACAGCAGGGCCCATGCCGCCGGGTCGTGGGGCTCGGTCGCGAACAGCCCTCCGCCGTCCGCGAGAAGCCGCCGGATGTGGTCGAGCGAGCCGCGCAGGTCCTTGGCGGTGTGCAGCGCGTGCCCGGCGATCACGAGGTCGAAGCCGGCCTCTGGCAGTCCCTGCTCGATGGGGTCCGCATCGAGGTCCAGTACCTCGTAATCGACGAAGTCGTACTCGCCGAACTGACGCCTGAGCCGGGGGAAGAAGCTGTCGGAGAGGTCGGTGCACAGGTACCGGGTGCGCTCGGGCGGCAGGGCGGGAAGGACAGCGGCGGTGGTGCCGCCACTACCGGCACCGACCTCCAGCACACGCAACGGCCGGTCGAGGGGCCAGTTCGCGACGACGGTCTCGACCGCGGCACGGAGGGCGCGGGTGCCGAACCGTGCCATGCCGCCCCCGGCGTAGAGCTCCTCCAGCAGAGGGCGGTTGGTCGCCGAGAGGAGGACATCCGCCGGTTCGACGCGCCCCCGCAACACCTCCGGCAGACGCGAACCGCAGGTGCCGAGCAAGGTGAGTTCCACGGCAAGGTCAGGATGCCGCCGGGTGAGTTCGCGGACGCGTTCCCCCGGTGCCCCGTGCCGCACGATCCGCCACCCCCGGTCGTCCGACACGACCAGCCCGTGGTCCCGCGCCACGTCGAGCAGCACTTCGAGCAGGGGGACGTACGGGGCCGCGGCGCCGGCGTCGATCAGGTCGGCGGTGGTGAAGGCGCCCGCCTCGGAGCCGGGGAGCAGTTCCGCGACTGCGGCCGTCACGAAGTGCGCGCCCAGCTCCCGGGACGCGTCGACCGCATGCGCCCCGCCTTCCGGCTCGTGCACCGCCTCCCGGCACTTGTCCGCGATGGCAGCAGGGTCGGGCAGCGGGCTGGGGCCGACGGGATCCTGGCCGGGCCGGCAGTCGGCCCGCAACACGGTGACGTGGCGGATGGCGCCGGTGGCGGACGATCTGGTGAACTGGCGCAGCCTTACGCCTTCCAGGGCCAGGCAGACCATGCCGTCGGCGTCGAGGACCATGAGGTCCAAGAGCGACTCCCGGGCGGACCGGGCCCGCAGCCGGGCGTGGAAATGGCCCTCGGCGGGCAGTGGCCGCCAGGCACGTACCCGGTCGATGGACGCGGGCAGGCAGGGCTTTCCCTGGACGGCCAGCTCCTCCAGCAGGATGAGACCGGTCTGAACCGCGCCGTCCAGCAGCGCGGGGTGTGCCTCGTAGCCCGAGAGATCGGCCTTGGCGGTGTAGCGGGTCAGGGACTGTGTCCCATCGGTACGGAGATCCTCGGTCAGCACCAGGAAGTCGGGACCGTACGCGACTCCGACCTGCTTCATCAGCTCGTAGAACTCCTCCGCCGTCCAGTGGTCGGGCAGTCCGGCGGCGAGGTGTCCGATGTCGACGCGTTGGGGCTGTGGCTCGAGCAGTCTGCGGACCCGCCCCCGGGCGTGCTCCTGCCAGGCGTCCCCGCCGTCACCACGGCTGGCGATGCGCAGCAGGCCGTCGTCCGCCGAAAGCGTCGTCTGGACCTGTACCTGCCGGTCGTTGTCGAACGGCAGCACCAGCGCGCGGGGGATGGCGAGGTCGCTGATCTCCACGGCGTGGTCCCAGGCGCGCCGGCCTGCCGCCAGTGCCATCTCGGTGAAGCCGGCGGCCGGCATGAGCACCGCGTCAGCGATCCGGTGGCCCTCGAGCCAGGGAGCGCGCGCGGGATCGAAGGAGCCGTGCCAGGAGGGGTCGGCCAGGGCCGCCCGCTCACCCAGCAGCGGGTGGTCGACCGTGCCGTCTCCGCAGCGGCGCGCCCAGGCGCCCGGGTCGCCGTTCCAGTGGCGCTCGCGCTCCCACGGATAGGCGGGCAGGTCCACCACACGGCCTGGGCGCGGGAAGAAGGAAGCCCCCGTGTCGCCCGCCGCCACCAGGTGGGCGACGGCAGTGCGCACCGCCGTGGCCTCGCAGGTGTCCCGGCTCAGGGTGGGTACGACGGTGAGCGGCCGGCCGGGGGCCGGTCGCCGCAGGTAGCTGCAGAGCACGGGGTGCGGTCCGACCTCGACGAAGATGTCGCAGCCCCGGTCGCGGAGTTCGGCGACGGCCGGTGCGAACAGCACCGTGTCGCGCAGATTTCTCCACCAGTAGGCGGCGTCCATCTCGGGGCCGTTGAGCACCGTGCCCGTGGTGGCCGAGGCGTACGCGGTGTGTGCCCGCTGCGGCTTGAGATCGGTCAGGGCCGGGAAGAGCCGGCTCTCGAGGCCGTCCATGGCGTGGCTGTGGAAGGCGTACCGCAGGCCCAGGTCCTGGAAGAAGATCCCCTGCTGCTGCAGTTCATGGCCCAGTCGGGCCAGGGCCGCCGCATCCCCGCTGACCGTCACGTCCCGCGCGCTGTTGATCCCGGCGATCTCCAGCCGCCCCTCGTACGGCTCCAGCAGCAGCCTGGCCTGTCGCTCGTCCGTGCCGACGGCCGCCATGCCCCAGTCCCCGGCAGTCGACGCCTGCGCCTGGGACCGTTCCACCACGACCCGTGCCGCGGCTTCCAGGTCGAGCGCCCCGGCGGCCCATGCGGCAGCCATCTCACCGGCACTGTGACCGACCACCCCGGCCGGACGGACACCATGCGCCCTCAGCATTTCGACCAGCCCGGTCTGCACGGCGAACAGGAGCGGTTGGACGACATCGGTGGAGTCGCCCCGCCGGCACTCGGTCAACTCCTCCAGCACGGACCAGCCGAGGAGCGGACGCAGCGCCTCGTCCGCCTCTTCGACGGCCGTCCGGAAGACCGGGTCGGCGGTGAGCAGGCCGGCTCCCATTCCGGCCCACTGGGAGCCGTTGCCGGAGAACGCAAAAGCCACGCTCCCTCGTTCGGCGGCGGCTGCCAGGGAACCGGCGGCGATGTCCCGCTCTCCGGCGGCCAGTTGTCGCAGGAGTGCGGCGGCCTCACCCGGGGTGTCGGCCAGCACCGCTCCCCGGTGGAGGTGGTGGCCTCGCCGGAGGCAGGAGGTGTACGCCAGGTCGTAGAACTCCTCCTCGGCGCAGCTTTCGAGTCGCCGCGCCATGCGACCGGCCGCGCCGGCGGCCGCTTCGGCGGTACGGGCCGAGACGACGACCGGCAGGGGGCCCGACGGCGGCTCCTCGCGGACCGGTTCGGGCGCCGTGGTGAGGATGATGTGGGCGTTGGCACCGCCGAACCCGAAGGAATTCACCCCGGCCACGGCCCGCGCGTCCGATGGCTGCCGCAGTGCACGGGCCTCGGTCGCGGGAGCGAGCCGCAGACCCTCGAAGTCGATGGCGGGGTTGAGCGGAAGGGCGTGCAGATTGGCCGGTACCAGGCCATGGCGCAGCACCAGCATGGCCTTGAACAGTCCCGCCATGCCCGACCCCGGTTCCAGGTGGCCCAGTTGACTCTTGACGGACCCCACCGGCAGCGGTCGGCCCGAGGCCCGCCGGGTGCCCAGAGCCGCTCCGACGGCCCGGCATTCCGTCGGGTCCCCGATGGGGGTGCCGGTGCCGTGCAGTTCCAGATAGGCGACCTCGTCCGCGTCGATGCCCGCCGTCCGGTAGACCTCGCGCAACAGCGCCTCTTGGGCTTCGTGGCTCGGCTGTGCCAGCCCCGGGGTACGGCCGTCGGAGTTGACGCCGTTGCCGAGGATCACGGCATGGATCCGGTCGCCGTCCGCCAGAGCGCGCGCCAGAGGTTTGAGGACCACCAGGCCGCCGCCCTCCGCCCGCACGTAGCCGTCGGCCTCCGCCGAGAACGTGCGGCAGCGCCCGGTCGGGGAGAGCATCGACGCCTTGGCGAACCCGACGAACTCGAAAGGACTGAGCAGCACATGGACACCGCCCGCCAGCGCGGCCCCGCAACGCCCTGTGCGCAGCGCCTCGCAGGCGTGGTGCAGCGCGACCAGGGCCGAGGAGCACGCGGTGTCCACGGCGAGGCTGGGGCCTCGCAGGTCCAGGAAGTGCGAGGCCCGGTTGGCGACATTCGACATGGCGGCGCCCGTCATCGTGTAGGCGTCGGTCGACTTCCCCTCCAGTCCCTGCAGCACTCCGAACGCCGGGCTGGAGACGCCCGCGTAGACGGCGGTGTCGGACCCGGCGAGCGACGCGGCCGCGATACCGGCGTCGTCCAGGGCTTCCACCGCCATTTCCAGGAAGAGTCGTTGCTGGGGATCCGTGCGTCCCGCCTCGCGCGGCGACATGCCGAAGTAGCCGGCGTCGAAGTGGTGAATGTCGTCGAGGTAACCGCCTGCGAGCGTGTAGGACTTCGCCGGTCTCCAGGACACCGGGTCGAGCCATTGGCCCGGGTCGAACCGTTCCGGGGGGAATTCACCGATCAGGTCCCGCCCTTCGACGAGTGCGGTCCACAGTCCGTCCAGGTCATTGATTCCGCCTGGAAGCCGACAGGCCACCCCCACCACGGCAATGGCGTCGGAATCGTCGTGCATCATGATAATTCCTTTATTGGAGAGAGTCGCGGCATTGGCTACACAGCGGCCGCACACAGGCGTGTAACGAGCTGGCGGCATCAACGTTTCGGACCGATTCACCGGGGACGGAGATCACTTCGCTACGGGTGGCAATTCCTACTCCGTATGGTGAGCCCGCATTTGGTTCTGACCACCCTTCGCAATGTCGCATGCCACTCTGTGCCCGAGAGGGAAATCCGGGATTGCGCATCCGGTGACCGCAAAGCGTATGAGGAGACGAGATTCACTGTGCCGCCCGATGCCTGCGTGGAAAGCCGGGGAAGCGACGCGGCGGCAGCCGCCGGCCAGATGAGCTGGACAGGTCGTCTGGGAGTCGGCGCCGCCAGACGTTGGCGCTTCGTGGTGGCGACCTGGGTCCTGCTCGCTGTCCTCTCTTCGATTCTCCTTCCCTTTCAGTTGGGCAGGTTGAGCATTCCCACCACCGATATGGCGGACTCCCCAGCCCGTCAGGCCGCCGCGCTCATCAGCAGGGGATTTCCCCGGCTGGGCTCCGAACAGATGATTCTCGCCTTCGACTCGCCGGATCTGCCGGCCACCGATCCCGCCTATCAGAAAGCCGTTTCATCGACCGCGCGGGCCCTGATTTCCCAGGCGGGTGCCGGCACGGTACTGCCGGTGCCCAAAGTGACCGGGCAGAACCCCCGTCATTCCTATGTGTCCATCGGTGTCATGGGTGATGAAGCCGCGCGTCAACGGCGCCTGCGTTCCCTGCAGATGGTCGCCTACCGCACGGCACATGGGACATCCGGTGGGCACGTCAGAGTGGCGGTCGTGGGTCTTA
This window encodes:
- a CDS encoding type I polyketide synthase, translating into MMHDDSDAIAVVGVACRLPGGINDLDGLWTALVEGRDLIGEFPPERFDPGQWLDPVSWRPAKSYTLAGGYLDDIHHFDAGYFGMSPREAGRTDPQQRLFLEMAVEALDDAGIAAASLAGSDTAVYAGVSSPAFGVLQGLEGKSTDAYTMTGAAMSNVANRASHFLDLRGPSLAVDTACSSALVALHHACEALRTGRCGAALAGGVHVLLSPFEFVGFAKASMLSPTGRCRTFSAEADGYVRAEGGGLVVLKPLARALADGDRIHAVILGNGVNSDGRTPGLAQPSHEAQEALLREVYRTAGIDADEVAYLELHGTGTPIGDPTECRAVGAALGTRRASGRPLPVGSVKSQLGHLEPGSGMAGLFKAMLVLRHGLVPANLHALPLNPAIDFEGLRLAPATEARALRQPSDARAVAGVNSFGFGGANAHIILTTAPEPVREEPPSGPLPVVVSARTAEAAAGAAGRMARRLESCAEEEFYDLAYTSCLRRGHHLHRGAVLADTPGEAAALLRQLAAGERDIAAGSLAAAAERGSVAFAFSGNGSQWAGMGAGLLTADPVFRTAVEEADEALRPLLGWSVLEELTECRRGDSTDVVQPLLFAVQTGLVEMLRAHGVRPAGVVGHSAGEMAAAWAAGALDLEAAARVVVERSQAQASTAGDWGMAAVGTDERQARLLLEPYEGRLEIAGINSARDVTVSGDAAALARLGHELQQQGIFFQDLGLRYAFHSHAMDGLESRLFPALTDLKPQRAHTAYASATTGTVLNGPEMDAAYWWRNLRDTVLFAPAVAELRDRGCDIFVEVGPHPVLCSYLRRPAPGRPLTVVPTLSRDTCEATAVRTAVAHLVAAGDTGASFFPRPGRVVDLPAYPWERERHWNGDPGAWARRCGDGTVDHPLLGERAALADPSWHGSFDPARAPWLEGHRIADAVLMPAAGFTEMALAAGRRAWDHAVEISDLAIPRALVLPFDNDRQVQVQTTLSADDGLLRIASRGDGGDAWQEHARGRVRRLLEPQPQRVDIGHLAAGLPDHWTAEEFYELMKQVGVAYGPDFLVLTEDLRTDGTQSLTRYTAKADLSGYEAHPALLDGAVQTGLILLEELAVQGKPCLPASIDRVRAWRPLPAEGHFHARLRARSARESLLDLMVLDADGMVCLALEGVRLRQFTRSSATGAIRHVTVLRADCRPGQDPVGPSPLPDPAAIADKCREAVHEPEGGAHAVDASRELGAHFVTAAVAELLPGSEAGAFTTADLIDAGAAAPYVPLLEVLLDVARDHGLVVSDDRGWRIVRHGAPGERVRELTRRHPDLAVELTLLGTCGSRLPEVLRGRVEPADVLLSATNRPLLEELYAGGGMARFGTRALRAAVETVVANWPLDRPLRVLEVGAGSGGTTAAVLPALPPERTRYLCTDLSDSFFPRLRRQFGEYDFVDYEVLDLDADPIEQGLPEAGFDLVIAGHALHTAKDLRGSLDHIRRLLADGGGLFATEPHDPAAWALLSGLLPGFWDRHDTGLRPAGPLLSAEAWATVLSDSGFDAPATWGHPGSSLLLARRPHRTEPATRAAPTEETGTWIVASESPQDPLAEATVRHLGARRATPGTDPGAWSGLLDAHSGDVGVVLFLGGEDEHSRHLDTDRAVRRLAALRAVVTAAAQRSDVSLWLVTPPTGALPAPERPLASEAATLWGAARCLGAEHPQLAVRRIALERGDSPDTDAGRLAAELVGPTTEDEILLTPSGRFVPRIHARPTLTTGAPAPEGSCFALRLHSPGRTYRVVWEPAEPPAPAPDEVLVSVRAAALNYRDVLQALDLIPLSTARRGGAPGTGHGLGLECAGVVIAVGSRVTRFAVGDRVFGFGADMLGSHATVQETLTGHIPDGMDFCQATTLPGVYLTVHHSLHRLARLAPGESILVHGAAGGVGLATLQYAAHVGAQVIATAGTPAKRDLLRLLGVRHVLDSRSLDFAHQVKEITGGQGVDVVLNSLAGEAISRGLESLRSGGRFIELGKRDLYHNSRLPMRPFLNNLTLSAVGDIHELLTHHPDIAGVEGPEIARRVRNGIYGPILHHVYPADRITDAFEALQHSRHIGKVVVSLESPPHVPDPLPPVVLDREATYLVTGGLGGFGAATAQWLVRQGARRLALTGRRGADHPEAPALLDALHGRGVHVTVHAADAGDAAAMRAVLDHVDTRQHPLRGIVHAAATFDDGPLMDLTEERLRSVLAPKAGGAAVLDELTRDRDLAFFVLASSVTGMTGNLHQSSYVAANVFLEALARSRRRDGLPALAVGWGAVADVGHAARNDMTAYLRTIGMPPVPADELLRLFGSLPAEDDVAVLADIDWHRIQQIVPAAARFSTVLAKGHGARDGDENLASQLASATPESALALITDVLTRALAGVLQTTPDRLPPDRSLSDLGVDSLMGAELMGALQQRLGCNLPMLEIVNSTSIGDLARRCLHWLK